taacACAGCCATAAATATTGTGATGTAAGTTcaataactctgcaccagtgcAGCTCATTGAAATACACCAGTAGCTCCAGTAGTTTAAGAAAGAATGAAGTCAGACTGATGAAAACAACAAGTGGACTATCTCAGTTAAACATGTGGACAAATATTAGAAACGGTGCAGAAAGCACGATGAGTAATtataaatagaatttaaaataaataatcaagcAGGACGTAGCACACAGCACCAAATTCTTACCGAGGtagaaaactaacttttcatCGACACTCGATATGTTTTCTATCAGAACCGAATCTGGTATCAATATTTCTGGAGCCAGTTTCTCAACTTGCCAAATGAtgcatgaaaacaaaggaataaGACGCCTGAAGTACATCATTAGTAGAAATTACTTCTTCAAGATGCTCTGTTTGATGAAAACGCATCCGTAGAGAAAAGAAGATGAAATATACTACTATGTTTTTAGTAGTAATAATCTGTCAACAGAAACCCCGTCTGGCTGCCGTGCAGCGTTTGGTCAGATTAGCTCCAATAGTTCATTCATTGAAGTATCTTTAATGCTGAGGCGTCGCTCTTTTTGTGACACCTTCTCTTCACTTTACAGCCgagtttattgtaaataaatctctttaaagtaaaagcaaaattgATTTAGAGTAGGATTATGAAATGGCCAGTATAAATATGCCAATGTTTTCTGTTGCctttcagtgtttatttgtCTCTGTTTCAATTTGAAACGGTTTGCTCATGTTcagattttatgtctttttgtaTCTTTACACTCCAAATGCTCCTTTAATTATTAGCAAGGAAGAAAGATAACTGTTGGCCGTCAATGtaaagtttgtaattttttatgttttctcataAAGTAGAGTTTAGAAAATGTGAAGTTCAGTGTTTTTCAGATGGTTTGGTGAATTAATTTGAAGAGAAACTCTGGACTCAAGTGATGAGATAAATCTGCTAAATTGGAACATTTGAAGGCCAAACACCTGGCTGATGTTCCTAAAAAGAATGAAATCAAAAGAATCTTCCtaatagaaacacagcaatggagaaaaaaactaatgttgCTTTGTAGTGAAATAGAAACATGTCAGTAAtcacaccaaaaaaacaactaaacaaatgGAATTATATATGTTTCTCTAACGTAACCAAAGACTATGTATCTTTATTTCTCTCAATGtggtcattttaatttaatcaccACTAAagagaaatatgtaaaatgttgtGAGAAAACCACAGAAAGGACATTTGTTCCAAACTCCTGGAAGAacgacaaacaaaaacaagtttgcGGTAAAGACGATGTGTGGGATCCTCTGTCGGAGATGGCCGGTCTGTTTCTTCAACCGCGTTTATCTAGGAGACACCGAGGTGCCGGTTTGTTACGTATCACAGGATGTCATGATTTACAGCACGCAACCACAGGAGGAGATGAATGTATTATTGGTGTACAAACATCACTTGGTCTTTCTTAATCAACATTATGTGATGTATTTGTTGGTGCCACAAATGGTAAAGACTGGCATACAACTTATTTATATAGAAAAGAGGAAGTAGTTTTCAATGTTTACTTCCATAAAAAAGGAGTCATTTTGTTCTGATCTGGTTTGGAATGCATGTTATGTTGGAGTTATGACCGTAACCATGCATTatgtatgttaaaaaaaactcataagtTGTGATTTTTTCTTAGAATGTTTAGCAGATCAAATATTCAGATGAaagaatgtaaacattttcatgcGTTCGCTCGGTCACTTTATGTAATTAGCGCCTATCCAGAGAGAGGTAGCCATGTTGACTGTTATGAAGAGCTAAAGCTGATCATGTACAATAGATTTATGTATTAAAGTAaagctttgtaaaaaaatatgtgtagtGTTTTGACAGAAAGctaaaatgctgcatttttagAAGAAAGGAGGTTTAGAGTCTCTTGTTTTAGAGCCACCGTCTCAGATCCAGGGACACGAAAAGGCTCAACAACCCGAGAAACTAGACCTGGATGATGGTAGAACTTTAGGATGTCATCAAGTAAAGATGTTACATAAAAGGCAGAAATTATGTGCAATATTCACAATCCTTTGAATGAAAGTAGTAAAAGTGATTTCTTCAGTCAGTTGCTTACTACAGAGAACTCCTGCAAGTGTTTGAaggaaatgcaaataatttacTTTCTAAAAGTATATCAGAATTTAACAAATTAGATGAATTTGAAGGAATGTAGAGAACCAAAAATGTCTAATTATCTGAATGTAtttgatggggaaaaaaagaatcgttgtatttctctgtttttcagaaGAATCAAATTATGCAGAACGGCGAATCTTCCACTTTAATCCAGTTTCTTAAACGGTGGTTTACGGTTCTTATAATGGACATGAAGACTGGCAGGTTTAAGCATCACCGTAGCAGTTTTGGAAATGCGGCCGCTCTTGTAATGTTTCCTCCTGGGCGGCAGGTGGCGCTGGACACCAACGAAACGCTCCACACCAACACATGGTTTTTGTTTGGCAGATCACAGCAGAAAGCGTTTATAGAGAAGAACTAGTGTTGGGTTATTCAGGGTTTTCTGTACATGACGTGGCTaacatgagcagcagcagcagcagttaccCCACGCCGGTTTACTCCCACGCCGGACGCGGAAGCTTCCAGGACGTGTACGAGCCCGCGGAGGACTCGTTCCTGCTGATGGACGCGCTGGAGAAAGATGCAGAGACGCTGCAGCAGATGAGGCACGGCTGCACTTTCCCCCCTGTGGATGATGTTTGTTTCCGTGATCATTGTGTAACTGTGGGCCGTTCACGCTCTTTGCAGCCCCTGCGTGTGCGTGGAGGTGGGCAGCGGCTCCGGAGCGGTTTCTGCTTTTCTGGCGTCGGTGGTCGGACCTTCGGCTCTTTACCTGTGAGTCACTGACACTTTATGACCTGCAGACACGATAGTAGGAAAAACGCACGACTGTTTACACGTTATTGTCGAAATCAGCGCAAAGAATCGTCTGGTAATTTAAATAAGGTTTGAATGTGGGAAGATTTCAACGCGTGTGGAAAAGTAAAGTGTTGAGAAAATCCTGTAAAAACTCACGAGGTGAACCAAGAAACATCCACGGGGGCCGAATCAGATCCTGAATGTTAGTATTTAgtgaaaaatttacttttatggggacaaaacaaacattgtgTTTTGTAAAAAGCAATATCAGCATTCCCAACTGTAATCCATGTAATCCAGAAGTTTCTGTAATCGTTGGTAATTAGAattaatgaagaacaaaaaaccaaataaaataatgagtGGTGTTTATTGGCAAATACTGAAGATCATAATAATATGAATGTAGGTAGTTAATGTTAATATATGTAGCCACAGCGCAGCACTGATTCTCTGTGTATTTAGGATTAGAGCAGTCTATTATtgtatgtatttatctattattATATAAAAGTGTAGGGTCATCACAGTAGAGTGTGTCTTTtacatacataaatatgtaGTGAATTTACCACACATTAAGACTCAATAGACTTGGTCCAGAGATGTTTCATGTGACCTCACAGCTTGTCAGTAGTAGCTCTATGGTGGCAGGCAACAATTAACACAAAGCCTGGGGATAGCAGACAAACTCCTCCCTCTTGAGAGTCATCAGGATTCTGTATGTAGAGTTGTTTAGGCCATGgtgtaaatatattattttgtcattaaaatatgtttcaaagtCAAATGTGGTCTCAGCTCTTTCTGTTagcctctagactccaaatgaGTAAAAGAGATGGAGTTAAAGTTACTTCTTCCTTCACCTCACTTCACTCTGTTATCAATACATgtagtaaataaaaagaaattcctcaaatagagtaaaaataatcagaaaaggTTTCAGGAAGAGCTACATAATCTGCTCTTTAAGAAGATGGagattattttgtgaaatgaagCCTACTTTGATAGGAATCGTTGAAGAGACAGTGCCATGTTCTTAATGCAGATAAAGAATGACATAGTATGATGGTTTGCTTCAGAAAAGAAGAACGTCAttacaaaaactgaagatgTAGAAACTCACTAAAAACGTAAGCAGTGCTGCATGATGACAGTAAAGTCAAACCAGCTCTCCTGTAATGTTATTTGTGACTTGCAGCTGCACCGACGTGAatccagctgcagctcagtgCACAGCCAGAACCGCCTGCTGTAACCGGGTCACCCTGCAGCCCGTCATCACAGACCTGGTACAGATCACGGAGAAAAGTTCCAGAAGTTTATccatatgttttttaatgaaagtgtGACTTTAGCAAAGCATTATGAAGGAAAGAGTTACACAGTGTCATTGTAAGTCCAAGGAAGCAATTAGTAATGTTTGAAATAGTAAAATGATCTCTGTTTTGCAGGTGCAGAGTCTTTTGCCAAGGCTTAGTGGGAAGGTGGACGTCGTCCTGTTCAATCCTCCATATGTGGTCACTCCATCAGAAGAGGTATGTATGTATGTAGCTAGATAGATAAATTCTTAGATGAGTATCTAATGACCTGTTGAACCGTTCAGGTGGGCAGCAGAGGTGTAGAGGCGGCCTGGGCCGGAGGAGAGCGAGGCAGACGGGTCACCGACAGGTTCCTCCCTCTGGTTCCTCAGCTGCTCTCCAGTAAAGGCCTGTTTTACCTGGTCACCATCGCCGAGAACAAGCCAGGTCAGTAGAATAGCTTATGATGCAAAAACTAATCCTAATGAGAAACTAAAGGCTTTGTTTCCCCACAGAGGAGATTATCGGGTTAATGAGCCAGTTTGGGCTGGAAGGAGAGACCCGCCTGTCAACCAGAGCTGGGAATGAGAGGCTGTCGGTCCTGCGTTTCCATAGAAACCAGCAGAGGTGACGGGTAAGAGTCTTCAATGTAAGGAGTACAATTGACAGTGATGTACTTTATTGTAAACTATGGTTTCTGATCATTAGTCAGACATGCATTAGTAGAGACAGTTCAACGCTGTTGCTTCCAGACTATGTTTCCATCTGGTCCCAGTTGCACCGCTCCACTGGCCACCAGCTCCAGAGCTTTAGGGAACGCTTTGTGCTCGGCCTCCCTGATTCTGGCCGACAGACTTTCCTCTGTGTCTCCAACCAACACCGGAACGGCTTCCTGGACCACGATGGCGCCTGCATCAACCTCTTCCTAGAAGAACAGAAGAACTTTTATTGTGTGGATTTATTTGATGAGCTTTATATGTGTTAGCGCAACACTTACAGCTACAAAGTGGACGGTGCACCCAGTTATCAGCACTCTGGCCTGGAGAGCCTGTTGCTGGGCATTGACCCCTTTGAATGAAGGCAGCAGGGAGGGATGAATGTTGAGGAGCCTCCCTAAAgttaaagttacagttactcgggtacaaaagaaaaaaccagcacaaaaatacattttatttttaaacacaataaaactttACACATAAACAGACTTTTACCATGCCATTTTTTCACAAAGATCCCAGTCAGGATCCTCATGAAACCAGCAAGGCAGACCAGTTCCACTCCAAACTCTTTAAGGAGAAGGTCAATGGTGGCATCAAACTCAGCTCTGCTGCCATACAGCTTGTGATCCACAACCTGTTGGAAGACAAAAACAGGGATGAGTAAAACTTCACATTAATTAGGATGAATCCTAACCTACCCTGGTCTGGATGCCGGCCAGCGCTGCTCTCTTCAGACCCTGAACTCCAGGTCTGTTTGAAACCACCAACACGATCTCTGCTGAGCTGCCTGGAGCTTTAGCCTGATCAATCAGGGCCTGCAGATTGGTACCTGAAGACAAACAAAGATGCACTTGCAGCAGGAGCCTCACTgctaaacatgacataaagacTTCTAACACACCTGTACCAGAGATGAGAACTGCTACTCTGCTCTTCTTGGGTGCTGTGATTTGATTTCCATGGAAACCATGTTCCTTTACGTCCACAGTCCCAGCATTCATCAAGCTCTGCTTCAGGTTGAAAACCACCACAGaagaaacatctggaaaaaaGGATGTTTAATATGCATTAGATTAAACATAACCTTAAGATGTTGACAAGTGCATTTGTTTTCTAACCTGGTTGCTTAGGAACAAGAGAGCCCACCACCCAGGCTTCATCATGGACCTGCAGCTGAGACAGAACCTTCTGAGCATCGGCCGGACCGACCACCAGAACCGCACCGAGCCCACAGTTGAAGGTTCTGCTCGTCTCCTCCTCACTCAGAGATCCTTCTTCATAGAGCCAAGAGAAAACAGCTGGAATCCTCCACTGGGACGCATCTGAAAGAAACCACAATAAGACTTTCTTCCTTCCATTAAACTCATTACAATGAGTCTGTCTGCTTTCCTCTCACCCAACTCTGCTGCCAGACCCTGGGGCAGAACCCGGGGCAGGTTCTCCAGAAGCCCCCCACCGGTGATGTGAGCGTAGGCTTTAACCGCCCCGCTGCGCAGGACGGGCAGCAGCAGGCGGCTGTAGATCTTAGTAGGAGTCAGCAACACCTCGCCTagaaagaaatgattaaaatgtagTAAAGGTTTTTCTGAACTCACAACATTgacataaaactttatttaaaagaaactgaCCGACAGTCTGGTCCTGGTTCCCAAACGGAGCAGCAGAGCTCAAACTCAGTTTGCTTCTCTCCAGAACTTTACGGACCAGACTGAAGCCGTTGCTGTGAATCCCAGAGGAAGCCACGCCGATCAGCACGTCTCCCTCCGAGATGTCCTGTAGCCGTGGCAACAAGGCGCCCCGCTCCGCCGCGCCGACACAGAACCCGGCCAGGTCGTACTCTCCGGCAGCATAAACACCGGGCATCTCTGCCGTTTCACCGCCTGTCAGATGGTTCAGAATCATCATGAAGTCCGTTTGGGCGACAGACCGGCTGCGTCGGGTCGGTTTTTACCCAGCAGGGCGCAGCCGGCCGCCTCACACGCCTTGGCGACGCCGCCGACGATGGAGGCGGCAACTTCTACATCCAGACTGCCGCAAGAGAAGTAGTCCAGGAAGAAGAGCGGCTCGGCGCCGTGAGCCAAAACATCGTTCACACACATGGCAACCAAGTCCTGACCCAGACCGCCATGACGGCCACAGGCCTGGGCGATCTGGGGAACAGAACCAGGAATCACTCAATAGAACCAGGAATCACTCAATAGAACTCATTTACTACATTTGACTGAAAAGCTTGAAGCAAAACAATAACACTATATTTCCCcctgcaatattttatttgcagtacaacattaaatacatttctcctttgttttaaataatacacTTTAAACACTTCTCTACTCCCACCTTCAGCTTAGTTCCAACACCGTCTGTCCCAGAAACCAGGATCGGGTCAACAAACCCGGCTGCCTTCAGGTCAAACAGTCCAGCAAAACCTCCCAGCTCTGCATCGCAGCCTGAGAAATAAAGAGATGAGTggagcagaaacaaacactCCCTCTGTTACCAAACAGCAGAGCGTTACCGGGTCGGGTCGTGGCTCTGGCCAGAGGCTTGATGATGTCCACCAGCTGGTTCCCAGCAGCGATGTCCACTCCGCTGTCCTTGTAGGTCAGACGCCTGCTGGAGGAAAATGGTTTAAATGTTGGAAACCTGAACGATCTTCACTGCATGTCTACAAAAACTAAACTACTTACAACTGGAAATAATTACTGATATACACCAAGTCAATTTTAAGAGCTTTAATCtttatttggaatatttatAACCAACACATTTCACTACAGCAGCTCCTTAACATCAAcagaccggttctggttctggtgagCGATGGCCCGGTGGCCGATGTCTCGCCGGTACACGGCGCCCGGGAATCCAACAGCAGCCACGCCCTGATTGGCCGCCTGCAGGGCGACCTCCAGGCTCGACCTCACCGCCGTCACGGCCAGCACTCTGCCGCCACTCGACACCACCCGGTCGTCCTTCAGGGCGGTGCCGGCGTGGAACGCCTGGAGCCCGGCCTCCTGCAGCCGGGTCAGACCTGCAGCACCAAAGATTAGTCACACAAAATACTTCTACATgtggtccagaaccagaaccctgcAGCAGGCCCACCTGTGATCTCGACCCCTTTCACGTAGGAACCCGGGTATCCTGCGCTGGCCATCACCACGGTAACAGCAGAGCTGCCCTGCTGCCACACGGGGACGTTAGAGGCCAGGTTCCCGCTTACGGTGTTCATGATGACGTCATAGAGGTCGctctgcagcagaggaagaagaaccTGGCATTCTGGGTCGCCAAAGCGACAGTTGAACTCCAGAACTTTTGGCCCCCGATTGGTCAGCATGAGGCCCGCGTACAGAACGCCTGGAAACACAACACAATCTTAAAGACTTTACTTTTCCTACATCACCCTTTGACTTCCCTTTAAACTATACAATAATCTCATTTCACTACCCTTCGATCTGTTAAGAACCGTTTTACCCATATAAGGAGTTCCTTCCTGCCTCATCCCATCCACAGTCTTCTGCAGGATCGACTCTCtgatctgctgcagcagctcctcgCTCACCTGCGAGGGACAAATCAGCTATAAACCAGAGAACAGATAAATGACCCTAGCTAATGTCTCCTAGCAACCTGTGGGGTGGGGCAGTAGGCTCCCATCCCGCCCGTGAGGGGCCCCGCGTCTCCGTCCTGGAGTCGCTTGTGGTCCTGAGCCGGTGGCATCGGAGAGACCCAGGTACCGTCGCTGAAGCacagacacttaaaaaaaaacccaaaacatttagtCAATACAGTTTTTAGTAAAGGCTATTAAATAGAGAAAGTCAAATGAACTCACAGACACTTCCTGTCCCTCCAAAAGCTCCTCAATAACAACCGTTGTTCCTGCTGACCCAAAGGCTCCGTCCTACAAGAACAGAACTAGGATTTTAGTCCTACacaaattgtgtatttttggaATTAACACAAACTCTTTAAAGTTGCATTAGCTCGGTGTGGAGTGCTTTGGGTACTTTCATACCTTCATGATCTCCATGACGGCCCGGCAGGCTTCGTCCCGATCGCCGGCGACGATGACTCCCTTCCCCGCCGCCAGCCCACTGGCCTTCACCACCAGAGCTGGAAAGTCGGCGCTGTGAAGAAAATCCAAATGGATTCAGAaccaacatttacatttgggtTTCAGTAGAGAACTAGACTCTGAGCGGACCCGCGGATGAAGCTGCAGGCGTCCTGCGGGTCGCTGAAGGAGCCGTAGCGAGCCGTGGGAACGCCGTGACGCTCCATGAACGCCTTTGCAAAACTCTTACTGGACTCCAACCGAGCCGCCGCAGCAGACGgtccaaaacacaaaatgcccGCCGCCGTCAGATCGTCCACAATACCTGCAGAGACGATACGGGTCAGAACCACCTGAGGTTTGATCCCACAATAAGAAACTGGAATCGACTCCACCTGCTGCCAGCGGCGCCTCGGGTCCGACTACGACCAAACCGACGTGGTGGTCCTTACAGAACTGAGCCAGGATGCTGTGGTTGCTCACCGACACCTCTGCAGAAACGCAACAGAAAGCTACAGATGCTCACCTCTGTTTTTCAATTCTGTCCAGTGACTTCAGCTAAAATACATCCTATGTTGAGCAGTTAGCAGGTCCAACAGCCCCTCAGGTACCAGAGTTGCTGATCTTGCCGCAGCTGGCGGTTCCTGCGTTTCCGGGAGCCACCAGAACCTGCTGGACCCGGGGCGACTGGGCCAGCTTCCAGGCCAGCGCGTGTTCCCGTCCCCCGCCTCCTACCACCAGAACCCGCTCCGCCATCGCAACTGGAACCACAAGAGATTCGACTTGAAGGAGGATTTCCTCTCACCGTGTGAAGCCACGGTGTAATTATGCAAGCGCTGACCTTTAGCAGGAAGAGCCGTGACCTTTTCCAGGGGATGGAGGTCCGATGAAATCGTAGAGATCAAACAAATGAGCTGGAAGAAAAACGAAACTGGACTTTTAACACAATCGGCATTGATGTGGAGCCCCAGATTACTGCAGAAACAGAGTAAAGATAAA
The genomic region above belongs to Xiphophorus maculatus strain JP 163 A chromosome 24, X_maculatus-5.0-male, whole genome shotgun sequence and contains:
- the LOC102236364 gene encoding hemK methyltransferase family member 2-like produces the protein MVFVWQITAESVYREELVLGYSGFSVHDVANMSSSSSSYPTPVYSHAGRGSFQDVYEPAEDSFLLMDALEKDAETLQQMSPCVCVEVGSGSGAVSAFLASVVGPSALYLCTDVNPAAAQCTARTACCNRVTLQPVITDLVQSLLPRLSGKVDVVLFNPPYVVTPSEEVGSRGVEAAWAGGERGRRVTDRFLPLVPQLLSSKGLFYLVTIAENKPEEIIGLMSQFGLEGETRLSTRAGNERLSVLRFHRNQQR
- the gart gene encoding trifunctional purine biosynthetic protein adenosine-3 isoform X1, with amino-acid sequence MAERVLVVGGGGREHALAWKLAQSPRVQQVLVAPGNAGTASCGKISNSEVSVSNHSILAQFCKDHHVGLVVVGPEAPLAAGIVDDLTAAGILCFGPSAAAARLESSKSFAKAFMERHGVPTARYGSFSDPQDACSFIRGADFPALVVKASGLAAGKGVIVAGDRDEACRAVMEIMKDGAFGSAGTTVVIEELLEGQEVSCLCFSDGTWVSPMPPAQDHKRLQDGDAGPLTGGMGAYCPTPQVSEELLQQIRESILQKTVDGMRQEGTPYMGVLYAGLMLTNRGPKVLEFNCRFGDPECQVLLPLLQSDLYDVIMNTVSGNLASNVPVWQQGSSAVTVVMASAGYPGSYVKGVEITGLTRLQEAGLQAFHAGTALKDDRVVSSGGRVLAVTAVRSSLEVALQAANQGVAAVGFPGAVYRRDIGHRAIAHQNQNRRRLTYKDSGVDIAAGNQLVDIIKPLARATTRPGCDAELGGFAGLFDLKAAGFVDPILVSGTDGVGTKLKIAQACGRHGGLGQDLVAMCVNDVLAHGAEPLFFLDYFSCGSLDVEVAASIVGGVAKACEAAGCALLGGETAEMPGVYAAGEYDLAGFCVGAAERGALLPRLQDISEGDVLIGVASSGIHSNGFSLVRKVLERSKLSLSSAAPFGNQDQTVGEVLLTPTKIYSRLLLPVLRSGAVKAYAHITGGGLLENLPRVLPQGLAAELDASQWRIPAVFSWLYEEGSLSEEETSRTFNCGLGAVLVVGPADAQKVLSQLQVHDEAWVVGSLVPKQPDVSSVVVFNLKQSLMNAGTVDVKEHGFHGNQITAPKKSRVAVLISGTGTNLQALIDQAKAPGSSAEIVLVVSNRPGVQGLKRAALAGIQTRVVDHKLYGSRAEFDATIDLLLKEFGVELVCLAGFMRILTGIFVKKWHGRLLNIHPSLLPSFKGVNAQQQALQARVLITGCTVHFVAEEVDAGAIVVQEAVPVLVGDTEESLSARIREAEHKAFPKALELVASGAVQLGPDGNIVWKQQR
- the gart gene encoding trifunctional purine biosynthetic protein adenosine-3 isoform X2 gives rise to the protein MAERVLVVGGGGREHALAWKLAQSPRVQQVLVAPGNAGTASCGKISNSEVSVSNHSILAQFCKDHHVGLVVVGPEAPLAAGIVDDLTAAGILCFGPSAAAARLESSKSFAKAFMERHGVPTARYGSFSDPQDACSFIRGADFPALVVKASGLAAGKGVIVAGDRDEACRAVMEIMKDGAFGSAGTTVVIEELLEGQEVSCLCFSDGTWVSPMPPAQDHKRLQDGDAGPLTGGMGAYCPTPQVSEELLQQIRESILQKTVDGMRQEGTPYMGVLYAGLMLTNRGPKVLEFNCRFGDPECQVLLPLLQSDLYDVIMNTVSGNLASNVPVWQQGSSAVTVVMASAGYPGSYVKGVEITGLTRLQEAGLQAFHAGTALKDDRVVSSGGRVLAVTAVRSSLEVALQAANQGVAAVGFPGAVYRRDIGHRAIAHQNQNRRLTYKDSGVDIAAGNQLVDIIKPLARATTRPGCDAELGGFAGLFDLKAAGFVDPILVSGTDGVGTKLKIAQACGRHGGLGQDLVAMCVNDVLAHGAEPLFFLDYFSCGSLDVEVAASIVGGVAKACEAAGCALLGGETAEMPGVYAAGEYDLAGFCVGAAERGALLPRLQDISEGDVLIGVASSGIHSNGFSLVRKVLERSKLSLSSAAPFGNQDQTVGEVLLTPTKIYSRLLLPVLRSGAVKAYAHITGGGLLENLPRVLPQGLAAELDASQWRIPAVFSWLYEEGSLSEEETSRTFNCGLGAVLVVGPADAQKVLSQLQVHDEAWVVGSLVPKQPDVSSVVVFNLKQSLMNAGTVDVKEHGFHGNQITAPKKSRVAVLISGTGTNLQALIDQAKAPGSSAEIVLVVSNRPGVQGLKRAALAGIQTRVVDHKLYGSRAEFDATIDLLLKEFGVELVCLAGFMRILTGIFVKKWHGRLLNIHPSLLPSFKGVNAQQQALQARVLITGCTVHFVAEEVDAGAIVVQEAVPVLVGDTEESLSARIREAEHKAFPKALELVASGAVQLGPDGNIVWKQQR